In a genomic window of Columba livia isolate bColLiv1 breed racing homer chromosome 4, bColLiv1.pat.W.v2, whole genome shotgun sequence:
- the MGST2 gene encoding microsomal glutathione S-transferase 2 isoform X2: MYFIPCREKGEREKGYFAWLVGKSRMKHKIMPPAVTGAPEFERTFRAQQNCVEFYPIFLTVLWTAGWFFNQGLASFLGVLYMFARYKYFHGYVQSVKGRLIGFYLNLLILICLTTLGAAGIVNSFLDEYLDFSITKRLRKLF; encoded by the exons GTTATTTTGCTTGGCTGGTGGGGAAATCAAGAATGAAGCACAAGATCATGCCTCCAGCTGTCACTGGAGCTCCAGAATTTGAGAGGACATTTCGTGCACA ACAAAACTGTGTGGAGTTTTACCCAATATTCCTTACTGTCCTCTGGACTGCAGGATGGTTTTTTAATCAAG gaTTAGCTTCCTTCCTGGGTGTGCTGTACATGTTTGCCCGCTACAAGTACTTCCACGGTTATGTACAGTCTGTGAAAGGAAG GTTAATaggtttttatttgaatttgcTGATTCTGATTTGCTTGACAACCCTGGGTGCAGCTGGCATTGTTAACAGCTTTCTGGATGAGTACCTGGACTTCAGCATTACGAAGAGATTACGCAAATTATTCTGA